Proteins encoded in a region of the Ziziphus jujuba cultivar Dongzao chromosome 3, ASM3175591v1 genome:
- the LOC107423176 gene encoding ferredoxin C 1, chloroplastic produces MATLHFTPSPSFTFPRQKHLTKLYAPFQLSRRPRSGSWKSFTVRSYKVVIEHQGQSTELEVDSDETILGKALDSGLSVPHDCKLGVCMTCPARLISGSVDQSDGMLSDDVVERGYALLCAAYPRSDCRIKTIPEDELLSLQLATAND; encoded by the coding sequence ATGGCAACCCTTCACTTCACTCCATCTCCTTCGTTCACTTTCCCAAGACAAAAGCACCTCACTAAGCTCTATGCTCCTTTTCAGCTCAGTCGCCGGCCACGCTCCGGCTCATGGAAATCTTTTACTGTCCGATCCTACAAAGTGGTGATTGAGCACCAGGGTCAATCCACAGAGCTTGAGGTTGACTCTGATGAGACCATATTAGGCAAGGCATTGGACTCTGGCTTGTCTGTGCCGCATGATTGTAAGCTTGGTGTGTGCATGACTTGCCCAGCTCGGCTCATAAGTGGTTCGGTTGATCAAAGTGATGGTATGCTCAGTGATGATGTTGTGGAGCGCGGGTATGCTCTTTTATGTGCAGCCTATCCACGGTCGGATTGTCGCATTAAGACTATCCCTGAAGATGAGCTGCTCTCCCTGCAATTAGCTACGGCTAATGactaa
- the LOC107423173 gene encoding uncharacterized protein LOC107423173, which produces MFSRRGMILALALKPHFLSGVSCSCSNASSTVVNREAEVVTHFVPVAYYCSRLHLSPLFPDAKPSSNGYEIELVDHDAWRLSSGLAQAWQGMDGAAMGTSSLSEEVVDNCSQPGQEDPDFDEIDNMRIRGNLFYKLDRGSKEFEEYSFDFHRYKKSLKKKDDPKEKKNESPRQNVASVSDKLPKVLNKKSGLMSPMDEIESTCVGKKKLRAPTFNQLTGPYHEPFCLDIYISKASVRACIVHRATSKVVAVAHSISKDMKFDLASTRDSVACAAVGTVLAQRALADDIHDVIYTPRKGERLEGKLHFVLQSIMDNGINVKVKIKQRRPKKPGPSSY; this is translated from the coding sequence ATGTTCTCGAGGAGAGGAATGATATTAGCGTTGGCGTTGAAGCCTCATTTTCTTTCAGGAGTTTCTTGTTCTTGCTCCAATGCTTCTTCCACAGTTGTAAATAGGGAGGCTGAAGTAGTAACTCACTTTGTACCAGTTGCTTATTATTGTAGTAGACTTCATCTTTCTCCATTGTTTCCTGATGCTAAGCCTTCTTCAAATGGTTATGAAATTGAGCTTGTGGACCATGATGCTTGGCGGTTATCATCGGGTTTGGCACAAGCTTGGCAAGGAATGGACGGGGCTGCAATGGGAACAAGTTCGTTGTCTGAGGAAGTGGTTGATAATTGTTCCCAACCTGGTCAGGAAGACCCagattttgatgaaattgaTAATATGAGAATTCGTGGCAATCTTTTCTATAAGCTTGATCGTGGTTCCAAAGAGTTTGAAGAGTACAGTTTCGACTTTCATCGTTATAAGAAATCTTTGAAGAAAAAGGATGAtccaaaggagaagaaaaatgaaagtcCTCGTCAAAATGTAGCTTCTGTAAGTGACAAACTACCTAaagttttgaacaaaaaatctgGCTTAATGTCTCCAATGGATGAAATAGAAAGTACTTGTGTTGGGAAGAAGAAGCTAAGGGCTCCCACTTTTAATCAGCTTACAGGTCCTTATCATGAACCTTTCTGCCTGGACATTTACATTTCGAAAGCATCTGTCCGTGCCTGCATTGTTCATAGAGCGACAAGTAAAGTTGTGGCTGTAGCGCATTCCATATCAAAGGACATGAAATTCGACCTGGCTTCAACTAGAGATTCAGTTGCTTGTGCTGCTGTGGGGACAGTTTTGGCTCAGAGAGCTTTGGCTGATGATATTCATGATGTGATTTACACACCAAGGAAAGGGGAGAGGTTGGAGGGCAAGCTTCATTTTGTGCTTCAGTCTATCATGGACAATGGCATCAATGTGAAGGTGAAGATAAAGCAAAGAAGACCCAAGAAACCTGGTCCTTCATCTTATTAG